From Mytilus edulis chromosome 8, xbMytEdul2.2, whole genome shotgun sequence, one genomic window encodes:
- the LOC139486665 gene encoding uncharacterized protein — MDNFKVNHENNVKDVRSVKSSISKVANDLVDNTLELRNEIKTVVNNAKQENENLQSTVIDLQCRSMKNNLVFTGLKETEGENTEEVIRDFIQQFLHVTNRIEFGNTPRFGYGAKPGRRGRPRPIVVRFLYYKDLARSLSNTYRLKGKPFGVNQQCPDIIEQAHKSLYQIMKQKREKGHTVKLVRDILYVDGEMYNDHISEIEPTDSLTSQMRTPDHH, encoded by the coding sequence ATGGACAATTTCAAGGTAAATCACGAAAACAACGTTAAAGATGTAAGATCGGTTAAATCATCCATTAGTAAAGTAGCAAATGACCTTGTAGATAACACTTTGGAACTGAGAAACGAAATTAAAACAGTCGTCAATAACGCAaaacaagaaaatgaaaatcTACAGAGCACCGTTATTGACCTTCAATGCAGATCAATGAAGAATAACTTGGTGTTTACTGGTTTGAAAGAAACCGAAGGAGAAAACACTGAAGAAGTTATCAGAGATTTCATACAGCAATTCCTACATGTAACAAACAGGATAGAATTCGGCAATACCCCCAGATTTGGATATGGTGCCAAACCAGGTAGACGCGGACGTCCTAGACCGATTGTGGTCAGATTTTTGTATTACAAAGATCTGGCACGATCGCTTTCAAATACGTACAGGCTTAAAGGAAAACCGTTTGGTGTTAATCAACAGTGTCCTGACATAATTGAACAAGCACACAAAAGCCTATACCAAATTATGAAACAGAAACGCGAAAAAGGACACACTGTTAAGCTAGTTAGAGACATTTTGTATGTGGATGGTGAAATGTACAACGACCACATTTCGGAAATTGAACCTACTGACAGTCTCACATCTCAAATGCGCACACCGGACCACCATTAA